A single Tenacibaculum sp. Bg11-29 DNA region contains:
- a CDS encoding OmpA family protein has product MNKKITLLFLFVIAVSFGQRKAIADKYYNEYSYKKSAELYEKIFNKGDDSYEVLSRLGDSYYYNSDFTASEKWYKELFKRHEAITNSEYIFKYAQSLKSNGKIEESDKWLLKLKAKNKYNSSVRSLQDNLNYFVEYTQKKKVFVSINNLSINTKYSDFGGFVFNDDFYFASTKPDGVNDKRLYKWNNQPHLNIYKAKEIFKIKEKVLDVEEQVKVASVSSKYHESNAIITSNGNIMYFTRTNFDGKKLKGGDDEVAHLKIYKTDKIDGEWGNAIELPFNNDNYSVGHPALSVDEKVLYFVSDMPNGFGLTDVYKVNILDNNTFSTPENLGKNINTEGREMFPFIDSEGTLYFASDGHLGLGALDIFEAKKERDIYTKPVNLGAPINGAYDDFSFIINNKRNNGFFSSNRKKGKGDDDIYSFIVYKCKEDVSGVVYEAKTNKPLNNVTVKLISEEGVIVAEKTTNKDGSYSFELVECEKNFTVTASKNDYKKDEKTAKTLDVNKQLITQNLQLVPLIIENQIVINPIYFDFDKHNIRNDAAKELAHIVSVMENHPKMIIKIESHTDSRGKKEYNRSLSDRRAKSTKEYIVSKGILSSRIQSAIGYGEGQLLNDCYDDKLNKCSKEEHQKNRRSYFYILKK; this is encoded by the coding sequence ATGAATAAAAAAATAACATTATTATTTCTGTTTGTAATTGCTGTTTCTTTTGGGCAAAGAAAAGCTATAGCTGATAAGTACTATAATGAATACTCATATAAAAAATCTGCGGAGTTATATGAGAAAATTTTTAATAAGGGAGATGATTCTTATGAGGTTTTAAGTCGTTTAGGAGATTCATATTATTATAATTCTGATTTTACTGCATCTGAAAAATGGTATAAGGAATTGTTTAAAAGGCATGAGGCTATTACAAATTCTGAATATATTTTTAAATATGCGCAGTCATTAAAAAGTAACGGAAAAATTGAGGAGTCAGATAAATGGCTTTTAAAATTAAAAGCAAAAAACAAATATAATAGTAGCGTAAGATCATTACAGGATAACCTAAATTATTTTGTAGAATACACACAGAAGAAGAAAGTATTTGTAAGTATAAATAACTTGTCAATAAATACTAAATATTCTGATTTTGGAGGTTTTGTGTTTAATGATGATTTTTACTTCGCATCAACTAAGCCAGATGGGGTTAATGATAAAAGATTATATAAGTGGAATAATCAACCTCATTTAAATATTTATAAGGCAAAAGAGATTTTTAAAATTAAAGAAAAAGTTTTAGATGTCGAAGAGCAAGTTAAAGTAGCATCGGTTAGTTCTAAATATCACGAGTCAAACGCAATAATTACATCTAACGGTAACATCATGTATTTTACTAGAACTAATTTTGATGGTAAAAAATTAAAAGGAGGAGATGATGAAGTAGCACATCTTAAAATATATAAAACCGATAAAATTGATGGAGAATGGGGTAATGCTATAGAGCTCCCTTTTAATAATGATAATTATTCAGTAGGACATCCAGCTTTAAGTGTTGATGAAAAAGTATTGTATTTTGTATCTGATATGCCAAATGGTTTTGGTTTAACAGATGTTTATAAAGTAAATATACTAGATAATAATACCTTTAGTACTCCAGAAAATTTAGGAAAAAATATAAATACAGAAGGAAGAGAAATGTTTCCTTTTATAGATAGTGAAGGGACTTTATATTTTGCATCAGACGGGCATCTAGGACTTGGTGCTCTAGATATTTTTGAAGCAAAAAAAGAAAGAGATATTTATACTAAACCTGTAAACTTAGGAGCTCCTATAAATGGAGCTTATGACGATTTTTCATTTATTATAAATAATAAAAGGAATAATGGATTCTTTTCCTCAAATAGAAAAAAGGGAAAAGGAGACGACGATATATATAGTTTTATAGTATACAAGTGTAAAGAAGATGTTTCTGGGGTAGTTTATGAAGCTAAAACAAATAAGCCATTAAATAATGTAACTGTAAAACTAATAAGTGAAGAAGGGGTGATAGTTGCTGAAAAAACAACAAATAAAGATGGTAGTTATTCTTTTGAGTTGGTAGAGTGTGAGAAGAATTTTACTGTTACAGCATCAAAAAATGACTATAAGAAAGATGAAAAAACAGCGAAAACACTTGATGTAAATAAGCAGTTAATAACTCAAAACTTACAATTAGTACCTTTAATTATAGAAAATCAAATAGTAATTAATCCTATTTACTTCGATTTTGATAAACATAATATTCGTAATGATGCAGCAAAAGAGCTAGCGCATATTGTTTCTGTAATGGAAAATCACCCAAAGATGATTATTAAAATAGAATCACATACTGATAGTAGAGGTAAAAAAGAATATAATCGATCATTGTCAGATAGAAGGGCAAAATCAACTAAAGAATATATTGTTTCAAAAGGGATTCTTTCAAGTAGAATACAAAGTGCTATTGGTTATGGAGAGGGGCAGTTGTTGAATGAT
- a CDS encoding TerB family tellurite resistance protein, with protein sequence MGKFAKWLGAGAGFTMGGPIGAIIGFAVGSFIDGVSVEDFTQEQQDYQRQSQPQQRGRATSGDFEITLLILASVVIKADGRVDQRELDYVRMHFVKMYGKERANNAFKLFSGIIKKQVSTREVCLQIRQHMSHSSRLQLLHFLFGIAKADDEVTAEEEEEIRKIANYLYINNHDYSSIKAMFYDESDSAYKILEITKSASNDQLKKGYRKMAKKYHPDKLEGLGEEHKKGAKEKFQKIQAAYEQIKKERGLN encoded by the coding sequence ATGGGAAAATTTGCAAAATGGCTTGGAGCCGGAGCTGGATTTACAATGGGAGGTCCAATAGGGGCTATTATAGGTTTTGCTGTAGGTAGTTTTATTGATGGCGTATCAGTAGAAGATTTTACACAAGAACAGCAAGATTATCAAAGACAATCGCAGCCTCAACAAAGAGGAAGAGCTACTTCTGGTGATTTTGAAATAACCTTATTAATCTTAGCATCAGTTGTTATTAAAGCTGATGGAAGAGTTGATCAGCGAGAATTAGATTATGTGCGTATGCATTTTGTTAAAATGTATGGTAAAGAGCGTGCTAATAATGCTTTTAAGTTGTTTAGCGGAATTATAAAAAAACAAGTATCAACACGTGAGGTTTGTTTACAAATTCGTCAACATATGTCACACTCTTCACGTTTGCAATTGTTGCATTTTTTATTCGGAATAGCAAAAGCAGATGACGAAGTAACAGCAGAAGAAGAAGAAGAAATAAGAAAAATTGCTAATTATTTATATATAAACAATCATGATTATTCATCAATAAAAGCAATGTTTTATGATGAGTCTGATAGTGCTTATAAAATTTTAGAGATAACCAAATCAGCTTCTAATGATCAGTTAAAAAAAGGGTATAGAAAAATGGCTAAAAAATATCACCCAGACAAATTAGAAGGGCTAGGTGAAGAGCATAAAAAAGGAGCCAAAGAAAAGTTTCAGAAAATTCAAGCAGCTTACGAGCAAATAAAAAAAGAAAGAGGACTTAATTAA
- a CDS encoding BrxA/BrxB family bacilliredoxin: MYPEELVKPMRDQLIDAGFDALYTAEDVDNALAKEGTTLVMVNSVCGCAAGTARPGAIASLGADKTPTNLTTVFAGVEKESTSRARELMVPFPPSSPAIALFKDGNLVHMLERHHIEGHSAQAIAQNLAGAYDEFCS, encoded by the coding sequence ATGTACCCAGAAGAATTAGTAAAACCGATGCGTGATCAATTAATCGATGCTGGTTTTGATGCTTTATATACTGCTGAAGATGTTGATAACGCTTTAGCAAAAGAAGGAACAACTTTAGTAATGGTAAATTCTGTTTGTGGTTGTGCCGCTGGTACTGCTAGACCAGGAGCTATTGCTTCTTTAGGAGCAGATAAAACTCCTACAAATTTAACTACTGTTTTTGCTGGTGTCGAAAAAGAATCTACATCAAGAGCAAGAGAACTTATGGTTCCTTTTCCTCCGTCATCTCCTGCAATTGCTTTATTTAAAGATGGTAATTTAGTTCATATGTTAGAACGTCATCATATTGAAGGGCATTCAGCTCAAGCTATTGCTCAGAATTTAGCAGGAGCTTATGATGAATTTTGTTCATAG
- a CDS encoding LexA family transcriptional regulator, with the protein MNTLKGLTFFSPKEMSKTEGTIFKDIGISAGFPSPADDFRETRISLDEELIRNKEATFFAKVSGQSMIGAGLDDNDLLVIDRSISPENNKIAVCFLDGEFTVKRLKVEKDEVWLQPENPDYPIIKITEENNFIIWGIVTSVIKKV; encoded by the coding sequence ATGAATACATTAAAAGGATTAACTTTTTTTTCGCCTAAAGAAATGAGTAAAACTGAAGGTACAATTTTTAAAGATATTGGTATTTCTGCAGGGTTTCCGTCACCAGCCGATGATTTTAGAGAAACACGTATATCGTTAGATGAAGAATTGATACGAAATAAAGAAGCTACTTTTTTTGCAAAAGTTAGTGGGCAATCTATGATAGGTGCAGGACTGGATGATAATGATTTATTAGTAATTGATAGAAGTATTTCGCCTGAGAATAATAAGATTGCTGTTTGTTTTTTAGATGGAGAATTTACTGTAAAAAGATTAAAAGTAGAAAAGGATGAAGTTTGGTTACAACCTGAAAACCCAGACTACCCGATAATTAAAATTACAGAAGAAAATAATTTTATTATTTGGGGTATTGTTACTAGCGTTATTAAAAAGGTATAA